The genomic segment ATTATGCTATAGCAAGTTTGCTAACGTGCTTAGACAGTTTTGATTTCAAGTTGCCAGCCTTATTCTTGTGAATAACGTTCTTCTTGGCAAGCTTATCCAGCATTGAGCAAACTCTAGGATATAAAGCCTGTGCTTCAGCTTTGTCCAATGTGTTGCGTAAAGCCTTCACAGCATTTCTTGCAGTTTTTGCATAATATCTGTTGTGCAAACGCTTTTTATCGGTCTGTCTGATTCTCTTGATTGATGATTGATGATTTGCCATTTTTTAGCTATCCTCTTTAATTTTTTTAATCTTGTTTATTGTAGCCCATAGGGGAATCGAACCCCTCTTTCAAGAATGAAAATCTTGCGTCCTAACCGATAGACGAATGGGCCATCATGTCAAAGTGCTATTTTTCAAGCGCTTTGGGGAAGCGTTTCCCTGATTGCGAGTGCAAAGATAGATCATCTGTCCGAACTACCAAAACATTTGAACAGAAATTTTAATATAAATGAACATTTTAACTTCTATTTAGAACCCATGTCCTGCAGGTTAATCTCCAGTGCTTTTACTGAAATGTTTATCTCCCAGATACATACGCATAAAGAAGCTGCCAAAAGCAGTAGTCCGATTCCGAATATATAAGCTGCCGCAATTTGCCACGACACATAGATAAGGAACATGGCGAGCACACAAAACAGCAGACTAAGGAGTCCGAGTATCTGCATCGAGCGGGTAAGGTAGAGTCTTTTTTTAAGATTTGCAATCTGCGCCACTGCTTTCAGGTCCGGATGTTCCCTGTATTTGTCCTGCAAGGTACGCACCAGCTGGGCGTACGACAGAAACCGGTTGGTATAGGCAAGTAAAATAAGCGAAATGGCCGAAAACAGCAACGCCGGATCGGTAAGCGTAAGTTCAAACATCTTCCTTCTTTTTTAATCGATTGCTATAATAACTGTTTTGGATGGGTTTTGGTTTACAGTTTTTATATCTTTGTGAACGAAAAGAGAAAAAGTATGCTTTACAAGACCCGGGGAATCGTGCTTCATTCCATCCCCTACAACGACAAGTACTCCATTATATATATGTACACGGAATCTTTTGGCCGCGTAGCATACCTGGTGTCCCGCACCCGTGGTAAGAAAAGCAACCTTTCCAGGGCACTGTTCATGCCCCTTTCAGTGTTGGAGATGGAGGTAGACCATAAACATAACCGCGACCTGCACCGGGTGCGCGAAACCAAGAGCTGCTTTCCCATCAACGAACTCTCGTCTCATCCGGTAAAGAATGTACTGGCCCTGTTCTTGTCGGAGGT from the Macellibacteroides fermentans genome contains:
- a CDS encoding DUF2721 domain-containing protein, with the protein product MFELTLTDPALLFSAISLILLAYTNRFLSYAQLVRTLQDKYREHPDLKAVAQIANLKKRLYLTRSMQILGLLSLLFCVLAMFLIYVSWQIAAAYIFGIGLLLLAASLCVCIWEINISVKALEINLQDMGSK
- the rpsT gene encoding 30S ribosomal protein S20; translation: MANHQSSIKRIRQTDKKRLHNRYYAKTARNAVKALRNTLDKAEAQALYPRVCSMLDKLAKKNVIHKNKAGNLKSKLSKHVSKLAIA